In Andreesenia angusta, a single genomic region encodes these proteins:
- a CDS encoding YopX family protein: MREILFRGKMMAGEGWSPEDEEWVYGDLIQNKVTADETEYLIKRNQRMIKVHPETIGQYTGLRDKEGARVFDGDIIMGKDFLGITGVYEIAWNGAISGWGCKSYDLDDSFPEELREKGFVFSGTPSAKYDVTVIGNINDNPELLHMESGKEEVEERRCCEKCNGKVIAACGQRVCEKCGDVKERRK; the protein is encoded by the coding sequence ATGAGAGAGATACTTTTTAGAGGAAAAATGATGGCTGGGGAAGGGTGGTCGCCTGAAGATGAAGAGTGGGTATATGGAGACCTCATACAAAACAAAGTCACCGCAGACGAGACTGAGTATCTAATTAAACGCAATCAGAGGATGATAAAGGTCCATCCGGAAACGATAGGTCAATATACAGGCCTTAGAGACAAAGAAGGGGCGAGAGTGTTCGATGGAGACATCATAATGGGGAAAGATTTTCTGGGCATCACAGGAGTTTACGAGATAGCTTGGAATGGAGCAATATCTGGATGGGGCTGCAAGTCATATGATTTAGACGACTCATTCCCGGAAGAGCTAAGAGAAAAGGGATTTGTATTCAGTGGAACACCTAGTGCGAAGTACGATGTTACGGTAATTGGAAATATTAACGATAATCCTGAATTATTGCATATGGAGTCGGGGAAGGAAGAGGTAGAAGAGAGACGATGTTGCGAAAAATGCAACGGAAAAGTGATAGCGGCATGCGGTCAAAGAGTTTGTGAAAAATGCGGAGACGTAAAGGAGAGGAGAAAATAA
- a CDS encoding Holliday junction resolvase RecU, with amino-acid sequence MKDINRIRGKQSRAIGELFEMYIDSTCKWYERESVAVIEKTPEPMKVISSSKQGRFTAVFEKRAQPDYKGVIGGGRAVVFEAKHTDGDRIAQSRVTEAQAESLTRYSSLGAECFVLVSVQLRAFYKVPWDTWTQMKSIYGRKHMTLIDLEDYRVAFTGGVIRFLE; translated from the coding sequence GTGAAAGACATAAACAGAATCAGAGGCAAACAGAGCAGAGCTATAGGGGAGCTGTTCGAGATGTATATAGACTCGACCTGCAAATGGTACGAGCGAGAAAGCGTGGCGGTGATAGAGAAGACCCCTGAACCCATGAAAGTTATAAGCAGCTCGAAGCAAGGTAGATTTACAGCGGTATTCGAAAAGAGAGCCCAGCCAGACTACAAGGGAGTAATCGGTGGGGGAAGGGCTGTAGTGTTCGAGGCAAAGCACACAGATGGAGACAGGATAGCTCAAAGCAGAGTGACGGAGGCACAGGCTGAGTCACTAACTAGATATAGCTCGCTTGGAGCTGAATGCTTTGTACTGGTGTCTGTCCAGTTGAGGGCGTTTTACAAAGTGCCTTGGGACACGTGGACGCAGATGAAGTCCATATACGGCAGGAAGCATATGACCTTGATTGATCTCGAAGACTACAGGGTGGCCTTTACAGGCGGGGTAATAAGATTTCTAGAGTAA
- a CDS encoding rolling circle replication-associated protein: MPYREKKIYSGDILEVEIYPIKTWERKQSRAKKEKLTVPKQQRLNDKNARKHLVRLINANFSNRDMAVHLTYDRENLPGSEKEARKDVANYLRRVKHYIAKEGLEELKYIAVVEYKEPEGKDKGVRIHHHIIMNGGIDRDKIEELWGKGRANADRLKADEYGYEGLARYISKDPKGNKRWTQSRNLKQPKVKVNDFKYSKRKVEDISKYPEDRGMFSALYPGYILNDCKVSVNEYTDGRYMYIRMRRLKD; this comes from the coding sequence ATGCCTTACAGGGAAAAGAAGATTTATTCAGGGGACATACTGGAAGTAGAAATATATCCTATAAAGACATGGGAAAGAAAACAGAGCAGGGCGAAGAAAGAGAAACTGACTGTACCTAAACAGCAAAGACTGAATGACAAGAATGCCAGAAAGCATCTAGTCAGACTCATAAACGCTAACTTCAGCAACAGGGACATGGCGGTGCATCTGACTTATGACAGAGAGAACCTTCCAGGAAGCGAAAAGGAAGCCAGAAAAGACGTGGCGAACTACCTGAGAAGAGTGAAGCACTACATAGCAAAAGAGGGACTGGAAGAACTGAAGTACATAGCGGTAGTCGAATACAAAGAGCCTGAAGGGAAAGACAAGGGCGTGAGGATACATCATCACATAATAATGAATGGTGGCATAGACAGAGACAAGATAGAGGAGCTGTGGGGCAAAGGAAGAGCCAATGCAGACAGACTTAAAGCGGACGAGTACGGATACGAGGGCTTGGCCAGATATATCTCTAAGGACCCGAAAGGCAATAAGAGGTGGACACAGTCAAGAAACCTGAAGCAGCCTAAAGTGAAGGTAAATGACTTCAAGTACAGCAAGAGAAAAGTGGAGGATATATCTAAGTATCCAGAAGACAGAGGGATGTTTTCTGCACTCTATCCTGGCTATATCTTGAACGACTGCAAGGTATCGGTTAATGAGTACACAGATGGTCGCTATATGTATATACGGATGCGGAGACTTAAAGACTAG
- a CDS encoding helix-turn-helix domain-containing protein, whose amino-acid sequence MNLGVIGERLKFLRKHLGLNQELFGDKINLSRSHVASLEKGVRSLTDRTISDICREFGVNEDWLRTGEGSMFEESKSISLDAYIQRKGLTDLEVDIIKAYLDIPQEIRRDVANKIKEAVLSNPSISDPIDEELESYRLELEAKKKGTTSSASESTKDPKGNGNTA is encoded by the coding sequence ATGAACTTGGGAGTTATAGGAGAGCGACTTAAATTTTTAAGAAAGCATCTTGGATTGAATCAAGAGCTTTTCGGAGACAAGATTAACTTATCCAGATCTCATGTTGCTTCTCTTGAGAAGGGAGTCAGGAGCTTGACAGATAGGACTATATCCGATATATGCAGAGAGTTTGGAGTTAATGAAGATTGGCTTCGTACTGGGGAAGGCTCTATGTTCGAGGAGTCCAAGTCTATTTCATTGGATGCCTATATTCAAAGAAAGGGACTCACGGATTTGGAAGTGGATATAATAAAGGCTTACTTGGATATCCCGCAGGAGATAAGAAGGGATGTTGCGAATAAAATCAAGGAGGCCGTTTTGTCCAATCCGTCAATTAGCGACCCTATAGACGAGGAGCTTGAAAGCTACAGATTGGAGCTTGAGGCCAAGAAAAAAGGGACAACATCATCAGCTTCAGAGAGTACAAAAGATCCAAAAGGCAACGGGAACACCGCTTGA
- a CDS encoding recombinase family protein, with product MKNKKAALYVRVSTSYQIDKDSLPFQKEELSNYSKYALGIDDFEIFEDAGYSAKNTARPAYQDMMRRIRDGEFTHMIVWKIDRISRNLRDFTEMYDELKDYGVTFVSKNEQFDTSSAMGEAMVQIILVFAQLERKLTAERVFSIMMNRAEKGLWNGAKSPFGYVWSEEDKYPVPCEKEGPVIKKIFDMYSKKQSALEVSRYLNNNGIDTKRGGRWTSKTIVDIIRSPFYKGTLRYNYRQGGRGKKKPEDEWIVINHNHKPLVSGDLWQVCNDIMDKNSANISAASRRKDHVHVFSGLLKCAKCRASFSAGMDRPRADGFRPSVYRCRTKSVDKLCDASNPGEVSFGPFVISYLSNFIKAKSKLSASDSPLDLQDMLLDGVPFKDVDSIDRQSIEITYKAILQIDYIDEIKLHPDAQSDDEEDFAMNRLKSERAKLERALSRWRDLFLFSEDSISEKDFLIKKLDMESKMDEIDKKLENMLPKEEDRGMGDISFLKKSAQLLFVKKLLDEGTSIEYGFDYKKLLSEVGKEPVKEFVNATVKEIAILDGVVSSITFANGLVHKFKYK from the coding sequence GTGAAAAATAAAAAAGCTGCTTTATACGTCCGCGTCTCTACAAGTTACCAGATAGACAAGGACTCTCTCCCTTTTCAGAAAGAAGAGCTTTCCAACTACTCTAAGTATGCGCTTGGAATAGATGATTTTGAGATATTCGAGGACGCAGGGTATTCGGCCAAAAATACAGCTAGGCCAGCATATCAAGATATGATGCGCCGGATAAGAGACGGGGAGTTTACCCATATGATAGTCTGGAAGATAGATAGGATATCCAGGAATCTAAGGGATTTTACAGAGATGTATGACGAACTAAAAGACTACGGTGTCACTTTTGTTAGCAAAAACGAGCAGTTCGATACCTCCAGCGCAATGGGCGAAGCTATGGTTCAGATTATACTTGTATTTGCGCAGCTAGAGAGAAAGCTTACCGCTGAAAGGGTATTCTCGATAATGATGAACAGGGCCGAAAAAGGCCTGTGGAATGGAGCAAAATCTCCATTCGGGTATGTTTGGAGTGAAGAAGATAAATATCCTGTGCCTTGTGAGAAAGAAGGGCCGGTGATTAAGAAGATTTTTGATATGTATTCCAAGAAGCAAAGCGCCCTGGAAGTCAGTCGCTATTTAAACAATAATGGGATTGATACCAAGCGAGGTGGCAGATGGACCTCTAAAACCATAGTGGATATAATCAGATCACCTTTCTATAAAGGCACTCTGAGGTACAACTACAGGCAAGGTGGCCGTGGCAAGAAAAAGCCCGAGGATGAATGGATAGTTATAAACCATAATCACAAGCCTCTAGTTTCAGGAGACCTGTGGCAAGTATGCAATGACATAATGGACAAAAATTCAGCGAATATTTCAGCAGCCTCTAGAAGAAAGGATCATGTGCATGTGTTTAGCGGACTGCTTAAATGTGCTAAATGCAGAGCGTCTTTTTCTGCCGGAATGGACAGGCCTAGAGCAGACGGTTTTCGCCCCTCTGTCTATCGTTGCAGAACTAAGAGTGTAGATAAGCTTTGCGACGCATCCAACCCCGGTGAGGTTAGTTTCGGCCCATTTGTAATAAGCTACCTAAGTAACTTTATCAAGGCCAAAAGTAAGCTTTCAGCGTCCGACAGCCCTCTAGATTTACAGGACATGTTGCTAGATGGAGTGCCATTCAAGGACGTCGATAGTATTGATAGGCAGTCGATAGAAATCACTTACAAGGCCATATTGCAGATAGACTACATCGACGAGATAAAGCTCCATCCAGATGCGCAGTCTGACGACGAAGAAGATTTTGCAATGAATAGGCTTAAGTCTGAAAGGGCTAAGCTTGAAAGAGCACTTAGCAGGTGGCGTGATCTTTTTCTGTTCTCTGAAGACAGTATATCCGAAAAAGACTTTCTGATTAAAAAGCTAGATATGGAGTCCAAGATGGATGAAATAGATAAGAAGCTCGAAAACATGCTTCCAAAAGAAGAGGATAGGGGCATGGGAGATATTTCTTTTTTGAAAAAGTCCGCTCAACTGTTATTCGTAAAGAAGCTATTGGATGAAGGTACGTCAATAGAATATGGCTTCGATTATAAAAAGCTCCTTTCCGAAGTTGGAAAAGAGCCTGTAAAGGAGTTTGTCAATGCAACAGTAAAAGAGATAGCTATTCTAGATGGTGTTGTGAGCTCCATCACTTTTGCGAATGGCCTAGTTCATAAGTTCAAGTACAAATAG
- a CDS encoding dihydrofolate reductase family protein — MSRDIVLYIASSLDGYIARVNGAVDWLNESEGSPGVESSYDAFYSTVDTVIMGRNTYNQITRELSPGYWVYEGKKCYVATRENLKPDGLVEFISDDIVEFAKELKGQDGSDIWLVGGSKLVDQFVKQNLIDKYIVTIIPTILGEGIPLFVKGNPEIKLKLTNVVEFDGMVELTYVKKI; from the coding sequence ATGAGCAGAGACATAGTACTCTATATTGCATCTAGCCTAGATGGATATATAGCCCGAGTCAATGGCGCAGTCGACTGGTTAAACGAAAGTGAGGGAAGCCCTGGTGTTGAAAGCAGCTATGACGCTTTTTACAGTACAGTCGACACTGTCATAATGGGTAGAAACACGTACAATCAGATTACACGAGAACTTTCTCCTGGATACTGGGTATATGAAGGAAAGAAATGCTACGTAGCAACAAGAGAAAATCTTAAACCAGATGGATTGGTAGAGTTTATATCGGATGATATTGTCGAATTCGCTAAAGAGCTTAAAGGTCAAGATGGAAGTGATATCTGGCTTGTCGGAGGTAGCAAACTAGTCGATCAGTTTGTCAAACAAAACCTCATAGATAAGTATATCGTCACAATAATCCCTACGATACTAGGTGAAGGAATCCCTCTTTTCGTCAAAGGGAATCCCGAAATCAAGCTTAAACTTACAAATGTGGTGGAGTTTGACGGCATGGTGGAGCTCACTTATGTTAAAAAGATTTAG
- a CDS encoding 2-oxoacid:ferredoxin oxidoreductase subunit beta codes for MDILNPFECSEEKAWCPGCGNHALLEGIKRALFELEKEPHEVLIASGIGQAAKLPHYINTNGFNGLHGRAVPPAAGAKIANSDLTVIIHTGDGDSYGEGGNHLIHNIRRNLDLTHFVHDNQIYGLTKGQASPTTGKGHITGIQTEGVQLEPFNPIALGISLDCSFVARTFVGDQEHMVETMKSAIRHSGYALVDILQPCVVFNKVNTFKWYKDRVYHLERDHDVSDKVEAFRRAQEFGERIPIGIFYVNEKPTYMESVEYISEREPLVRKKLDPKSAVPLMDEFY; via the coding sequence ATGGACATACTTAATCCTTTTGAGTGTTCAGAAGAAAAAGCATGGTGCCCAGGCTGCGGAAACCACGCCTTGCTTGAGGGAATAAAGAGAGCCCTCTTTGAACTTGAAAAAGAGCCGCATGAGGTGCTGATTGCCTCAGGTATAGGGCAGGCGGCAAAGCTTCCACATTATATAAATACAAATGGATTTAACGGCCTTCACGGAAGGGCAGTTCCTCCAGCTGCAGGAGCTAAGATCGCCAACAGCGACTTGACTGTGATAATTCACACAGGAGATGGGGACTCCTACGGGGAAGGAGGAAATCATCTTATCCACAACATAAGGAGAAATCTGGATTTGACGCATTTCGTCCATGACAACCAGATTTACGGCCTTACAAAAGGGCAGGCTTCGCCTACAACTGGGAAGGGGCATATAACAGGGATTCAGACTGAAGGTGTACAGCTAGAGCCTTTCAATCCAATTGCACTTGGAATAAGCTTGGACTGTAGCTTTGTGGCTAGGACCTTTGTGGGGGATCAGGAGCATATGGTGGAGACTATGAAGTCAGCCATCAGACATAGTGGTTATGCCCTTGTGGATATACTCCAGCCCTGTGTGGTATTCAACAAGGTAAACACATTTAAGTGGTACAAAGACAGGGTGTATCATTTAGAAAGAGACCATGATGTCAGCGACAAAGTTGAAGCTTTCAGAAGAGCTCAGGAGTTTGGAGAGCGGATACCTATAGGGATATTCTATGTAAATGAAAAGCCTACTTATATGGAATCTGTTGAGTATATATCAGAAAGGGAGCCACTTGTCAGGAAGAAGCTGGACCCCAAAAGTGCAGTACCCTTGATGGATGAATTCTATTGA
- a CDS encoding 2-oxoacid:acceptor oxidoreductase subunit alpha, with amino-acid sequence MDYNLLIGGSAGQGIETLGFLLEKSLQRNNYYLFSNKDYMSRIRGGHNFTKIRFGTKEIYSHKDALDFIVAFDETTVKEHRFRLKENGLIFLDESLRENTPDVSANMVFLPMKESASNLGNARVLNTLFFGSLAKAFDLDLGIAKELLTEVFKKDILELNQRALEAGFKLEVPAVPVEKPRDIGKRILINSNQGIALGALAAGLTFYSAYPMTPSTSIMNFLAENQKRAGILVEQAEDEIAAINMALGASFAGVRAMTGTSGGGFSLMTESLGLAGMTETPLVVVNVQRPGPATGFPTRTEQSDLSFILTASHGEIPRMVTVIRNAEEAFYKTARAFNLAEKYQMLVILLNDQYLADANQTIEPYDFGKVSIDRYIESGLDADVYNRYELSGGHISPRILPGFIPGKTVLADSDEHNEHGNITESAEIRVSMMDKRMGKLRMLESELEEPECLGDESPEILLLGWGSTFGTLKEAVEILKREDLSIGALSFGDLWPLPIKKLEQMAEGAKQIINVEQNYTGQLAKLIRQETGIKCTNSILKYDGRQISLEEIVSGVKEVL; translated from the coding sequence TTGGACTATAACTTGCTTATTGGAGGCTCGGCGGGACAGGGAATTGAAACTCTGGGATTCCTGCTCGAAAAATCTCTGCAGAGAAACAACTACTATCTTTTCTCTAACAAAGACTATATGTCTAGAATCAGAGGGGGACATAATTTCACCAAAATTCGGTTTGGAACAAAGGAGATTTACAGTCACAAAGACGCTCTGGACTTTATTGTCGCCTTCGACGAAACTACAGTAAAAGAGCATAGATTCCGCCTCAAGGAAAACGGTCTCATATTCCTAGACGAGAGCTTGAGGGAGAACACACCTGATGTCTCGGCGAACATGGTGTTTTTGCCAATGAAAGAGTCTGCGAGCAATCTTGGAAACGCGAGAGTGCTAAATACGCTTTTCTTTGGATCGTTGGCCAAAGCATTTGATTTGGATCTAGGAATCGCCAAAGAACTTCTCACCGAGGTTTTCAAGAAAGATATTCTTGAACTCAATCAAAGAGCACTTGAAGCTGGATTCAAGCTAGAGGTTCCCGCTGTCCCAGTCGAGAAGCCACGTGACATTGGGAAGAGAATCTTGATAAACTCCAATCAGGGGATAGCTCTGGGAGCGTTGGCTGCAGGGCTTACTTTCTACAGCGCCTATCCGATGACCCCGTCGACTAGCATAATGAACTTCCTGGCTGAGAATCAAAAGCGAGCCGGCATTTTGGTGGAGCAAGCAGAAGATGAGATTGCAGCAATAAATATGGCGCTTGGAGCCTCGTTTGCAGGAGTAAGGGCTATGACTGGGACTTCTGGCGGAGGCTTTTCGCTTATGACAGAGTCGCTAGGGCTGGCGGGCATGACAGAGACACCACTTGTCGTAGTGAACGTGCAGAGACCGGGTCCGGCTACGGGATTTCCCACCAGGACAGAGCAGAGCGATCTCAGCTTCATTCTTACGGCTTCGCATGGCGAGATACCCAGAATGGTCACAGTAATTCGAAATGCCGAGGAAGCCTTCTACAAGACAGCTAGAGCGTTCAATCTCGCTGAAAAGTACCAGATGCTCGTAATTCTGCTGAACGATCAATATCTGGCTGACGCAAACCAAACGATAGAGCCTTACGACTTCGGGAAGGTGTCTATAGACAGATATATAGAGTCGGGCTTGGACGCTGACGTCTACAACAGGTATGAGCTAAGCGGAGGCCATATATCTCCACGTATTCTGCCTGGCTTCATCCCGGGGAAAACAGTGCTGGCCGACAGCGACGAGCACAACGAGCATGGGAATATAACTGAATCTGCAGAAATCAGGGTCAGTATGATGGACAAGAGGATGGGCAAGCTCCGTATGCTTGAAAGCGAGCTAGAGGAGCCTGAATGTCTAGGAGATGAATCGCCGGAAATCCTGCTGCTTGGATGGGGATCTACATTCGGAACTTTGAAAGAGGCAGTGGAGATACTGAAGCGGGAAGATTTGTCTATAGGGGCTTTAAGCTTCGGAGACCTCTGGCCTCTTCCAATAAAAAAATTGGAGCAGATGGCAGAAGGAGCTAAACAGATAATCAATGTAGAGCAGAACTACACTGGACAGCTAGCCAAGCTTATTCGCCAAGAAACTGGAATAAAGTGTACAAACTCCATACTCAAATACGATGGCAGGCAGATATCTCTTGAAGAAATTGTGTCTGGTGTAAAGGAGGTTTTATAA
- the katG gene encoding catalase/peroxidase HPI, producing MSGNGKCPVTGMTRHSTAGGGTTNRDWWPNRLNLKILSQQSEKTNPMGEDFNYAEEFEKLDLEAVKRDLYDLMTDSQDWWPADYGHYGGLFIRMAWHSAGTYRIGDGRGGAGSGSQRFAPLNSWPDNGNLDKARRLLWPIKKKYGDAISWADLMILAGNCALESMGFETFGFAGGREDIWEPEEDIYWGTESEWLGDKRYSGDRELENPLAAVQMGLIYVNPEGPDGQPSALGSAKDIRETFARMAMNDEETVALIAGGHTFGKTHGAGSADHVGPEPEAAPIENMGLGWKNSLGSGKAGDTITSGIEGAWTPTPTKWDHSYLETLFKYDWDLVKSPAGAWQWIPTDPEASKLVPDAHDPSKTHAPMMTTADLALRMDPAYAKISKRFLENPEEFEDAFARAWFKLTHRDMGPRSRYLGPEVPNEDLIWQDPVPAADYETVSQSDVEELKSKISESGLSVSELVYTAWSSASTFRGSDKRGGANGARIRLEPQANWEVNQPSKLKSVLEKLEAIQQEFNSAKSGNVRVSIADLIVLGGAVGIEKAAAKAGAEVTVPFTPGRTDALQEQTDVDSFSVLEPKADGFRNYTKAKYSVPTEELLLDKAQLLGLTAPEMTVLLGGMRVLGANYNGEKHGVLTDNPGSLTNDFFVNLLDMGTEWKPVSEERDIFEGYDRKSGELKWTGTRVDLIFGSNSELRALAEVYGSDTAKDKFASDFVKAWNKIMDADRFDVKK from the coding sequence ATGAGTGGAAACGGGAAATGTCCAGTTACTGGAATGACAAGACATTCAACTGCTGGTGGTGGAACTACAAATCGCGACTGGTGGCCAAATAGATTGAATTTAAAGATACTCAGCCAACAGTCTGAAAAGACAAACCCAATGGGGGAGGACTTCAACTATGCAGAGGAATTTGAAAAGCTTGATTTGGAAGCTGTAAAGAGAGATCTATATGACTTGATGACAGACTCACAGGACTGGTGGCCTGCGGACTACGGTCACTACGGCGGTCTTTTTATAAGGATGGCATGGCATAGTGCCGGGACTTACCGTATAGGGGATGGACGTGGGGGAGCAGGATCTGGATCTCAGAGATTCGCGCCGCTCAACAGCTGGCCTGACAACGGAAACTTGGACAAGGCACGTCGTCTGCTTTGGCCTATAAAGAAGAAGTATGGAGATGCGATTTCATGGGCAGACCTTATGATACTTGCAGGAAACTGCGCTCTTGAGTCGATGGGATTCGAGACTTTCGGGTTTGCGGGCGGTCGTGAAGATATATGGGAACCTGAAGAGGATATATACTGGGGAACTGAGAGCGAGTGGCTGGGAGACAAGAGGTACTCGGGAGACAGAGAGCTTGAGAATCCGCTAGCCGCTGTGCAGATGGGGCTTATATACGTAAACCCAGAGGGTCCAGATGGACAGCCAAGCGCACTTGGGTCGGCCAAAGACATAAGAGAGACCTTTGCTCGTATGGCGATGAACGATGAAGAGACAGTGGCACTTATAGCCGGAGGGCATACTTTCGGGAAGACACATGGGGCTGGAAGTGCAGACCACGTAGGTCCAGAGCCTGAGGCTGCACCTATAGAGAACATGGGGCTAGGCTGGAAGAACAGTCTTGGAAGTGGAAAAGCGGGAGACACCATTACAAGCGGCATTGAGGGTGCGTGGACACCTACTCCAACCAAATGGGACCACAGCTATCTAGAGACACTTTTTAAATATGACTGGGACCTTGTAAAGAGCCCAGCTGGGGCTTGGCAGTGGATACCGACTGATCCGGAGGCTTCGAAGCTTGTGCCGGACGCTCACGACCCATCTAAGACTCATGCGCCTATGATGACTACAGCTGACCTTGCGCTTAGAATGGACCCTGCATACGCCAAGATATCGAAGCGATTTTTGGAGAATCCTGAAGAGTTCGAAGACGCATTTGCAAGAGCATGGTTTAAACTTACACATAGAGATATGGGGCCACGCTCTAGATATTTAGGGCCAGAGGTGCCGAATGAAGACCTTATATGGCAGGATCCTGTTCCAGCGGCAGACTATGAAACTGTAAGCCAGAGTGATGTAGAGGAGCTTAAGTCCAAGATATCTGAATCGGGGCTGTCTGTTTCAGAGCTTGTATATACAGCTTGGTCATCGGCATCTACTTTCAGAGGCTCGGATAAGCGTGGCGGAGCCAACGGAGCTAGAATAAGGCTAGAGCCGCAGGCAAACTGGGAAGTAAACCAGCCTTCCAAGCTTAAGTCAGTGCTTGAGAAGCTGGAAGCTATACAGCAAGAGTTCAACAGCGCTAAGTCGGGGAATGTGAGAGTTTCCATTGCCGATCTTATAGTGCTTGGAGGAGCTGTTGGAATAGAGAAAGCAGCAGCTAAAGCTGGAGCTGAGGTGACAGTTCCATTCACTCCTGGGCGTACAGATGCGCTTCAAGAGCAGACTGATGTGGATTCATTCTCTGTGCTTGAACCGAAGGCAGACGGTTTCAGGAACTACACCAAGGCGAAATACTCGGTTCCTACAGAAGAGTTACTGCTGGACAAGGCACAGTTGCTTGGACTTACAGCTCCAGAGATGACAGTTCTCTTGGGAGGCATGAGAGTATTGGGCGCCAATTACAACGGAGAGAAGCATGGAGTGCTTACAGACAACCCTGGAAGCCTTACAAACGACTTCTTCGTAAACCTCTTGGACATGGGAACTGAATGGAAACCTGTATCTGAAGAGAGAGATATTTTCGAGGGATATGACAGAAAGTCAGGGGAACTGAAGTGGACGGGAACAAGGGTAGACCTTATATTCGGCTCAAACTCAGAGCTTAGAGCTCTGGCGGAAGTTTATGGAAGCGACACCGCAAAAGACAAGTTTGCAAGTGATTTTGTCAAGGCTTGGAACAAGATTATGGACGCCGACAGATTCGACGTTAAAAAATAG